A genomic window from Clostridium aceticum includes:
- a CDS encoding TrkH family potassium uptake protein, with amino-acid sequence MLYLKILKEKYNMIIGYVGIILIGLGITLLLPLLILPAYPQEIGTAKYFLISAMITVAVGFIASRRLKLKKTTNLTFQQGGIIVILSWFITALLSTLPFILSGMLNFTQATFETVSGWTTTGLSVVDVTEAPNTFLLWRSIMQFFGGAGITVVMVSAIIGPNGQGLYNAEGRTDKLLPNVRKSTKLIMTIYSGYVISATILYILAGMHWFDAINHAIAALSTGGFSTKADSIGAYNSPLIEALTIVFMLLGTTNFGVHFLLLKGEFKSVLRNGEVRILGFLLALTIPVVAIGALLPLYGTLTKSFRITAFELVSALSTTGFSTVGYQEWATSAVFIMIVLMIIGGGVGSTAGGVKLYRVYLLFKSLWWELKGYLLPSKSVRQNYVWRSEGKYYVEQSHIIQTANFAMIYMLTYAIGVLIFLFYGYPLKESMFEFASSLSTVGLSMGITSPDAPVGILWTQIIGMMLGRLEFIVIFFASIKLIKDIRIMLLSKEKIVQ; translated from the coding sequence ATGCTTTATCTAAAAATACTGAAGGAAAAATATAATATGATTATAGGATATGTTGGTATCATTTTAATTGGCTTGGGGATAACTTTATTGTTACCTCTATTGATTTTACCAGCATATCCTCAAGAAATAGGTACAGCAAAATATTTTTTAATTTCAGCGATGATTACCGTTGCTGTAGGATTCATTGCATCCAGGCGATTAAAGTTGAAAAAAACCACAAATTTAACCTTCCAACAAGGTGGCATTATTGTTATTTTGTCATGGTTTATTACAGCACTCTTATCTACATTACCTTTCATCTTATCAGGAATGTTGAACTTTACGCAAGCAACCTTTGAAACCGTCAGTGGTTGGACGACTACTGGTTTATCTGTAGTAGATGTAACTGAAGCACCTAATACTTTTTTACTTTGGCGAAGTATTATGCAGTTTTTTGGTGGAGCCGGTATAACTGTTGTAATGGTTTCAGCAATTATTGGGCCTAATGGGCAGGGGCTTTACAATGCTGAGGGGAGGACGGATAAACTACTTCCAAATGTGAGAAAATCAACAAAGCTAATTATGACAATATATAGTGGATATGTTATTTCTGCAACGATACTATATATTTTAGCCGGTATGCACTGGTTTGATGCCATCAATCATGCAATAGCCGCCTTATCTACTGGAGGTTTTTCAACTAAGGCTGATAGTATAGGGGCGTATAATAGTCCTTTAATAGAAGCTCTTACTATTGTATTTATGCTTTTGGGTACAACAAACTTTGGGGTTCATTTTTTGCTATTAAAAGGAGAATTTAAATCAGTACTACGAAATGGAGAAGTAAGAATTCTAGGGTTTTTGCTGGCTTTAACTATTCCAGTAGTAGCAATAGGAGCATTATTACCTCTTTATGGAACGCTTACTAAGAGTTTTAGAATTACTGCTTTTGAACTAGTTTCAGCCTTATCAACGACAGGTTTTTCAACAGTAGGGTATCAAGAGTGGGCAACGTCTGCTGTATTTATTATGATTGTTTTAATGATCATCGGTGGAGGCGTAGGGTCTACTGCTGGGGGGGTAAAATTATATAGAGTATATTTATTATTTAAGTCATTATGGTGGGAACTAAAAGGTTATCTCTTGCCGTCAAAGTCTGTTAGGCAGAATTATGTTTGGAGAAGCGAAGGAAAATATTATGTTGAGCAGAGCCATATTATTCAAACGGCTAATTTTGCAATGATTTATATGCTAACTTATGCTATTGGTGTTCTTATATTCTTATTTTATGGTTATCCGCTAAAAGAATCTATGTTTGAATTTGCATCAAGTTTAAGCACGGTAGGTCTTTCAATGGGTATTACTTCTCCTGATGCTCCAGTAGGTATTTTGTGGACACAAATTATTGGTATGATGCTAGGAAGATTGGAGTTTATCGTAATATTCTTTGCAAGCATTAAACTGATTAAAGATATTAGAATTATGCTTTTAAGCAAAGAAAAGATTGTTCAATAG
- a CDS encoding potassium channel family protein, translating to MKQVAVIGLGHFGEGLAYSLVKLGNKVTAIDKNIELVNKVSTLISSSFSLDATNFNSLKTSGISNFDTAVIGFSSSLDASITTTMHLKSLGVRYIIAKAHDEIHGKILMKVGANEVILPEKEMGQRLANNLKYSSFFELMYLSSEYSVVEVKVIKEWHEKKLLELEINSKYNVNIIAIKSTGNINILPKANDIIKVTNTLIIGGSIANLENFKDKVFREKVNSKQYN from the coding sequence ATGAAACAAGTGGCTGTTATTGGACTTGGACATTTTGGTGAAGGGTTAGCCTATAGCCTTGTAAAACTTGGCAACAAAGTGACAGCTATAGATAAAAATATAGAATTAGTTAATAAGGTTTCTACTTTGATTAGCTCTTCTTTTTCTTTGGATGCTACTAACTTCAATAGTTTAAAAACATCTGGCATTAGCAACTTTGATACCGCAGTTATTGGATTTTCCTCCAGTCTAGACGCTTCTATTACTACTACTATGCACCTGAAAAGTTTAGGAGTTCGATATATTATTGCTAAAGCTCATGATGAAATCCACGGAAAGATTCTGATGAAGGTTGGAGCAAATGAAGTAATTCTGCCAGAAAAAGAAATGGGGCAACGATTAGCTAACAATTTAAAATACAGCAGTTTTTTTGAACTCATGTACTTATCTTCCGAATATAGTGTAGTTGAAGTTAAGGTTATAAAAGAATGGCATGAAAAAAAACTGCTAGAGCTAGAAATAAATTCAAAATACAATGTAAATATTATTGCTATTAAAAGTACTGGCAATATTAATATTTTGCCTAAAGCTAATGATATCATTAAAGTTACTAATACTTTAATTATTGGAGGTTCTATAGCTAATCTTGAAAATTTTAAAGACAAAGTTTTTAGAGAAAAAGTAAATAGTAAACAATACAATTGA
- a CDS encoding ATP-binding protein, which produces MKSLKHKISSVYLMLVLIIGIVGIVSVVNFYGLTREIEGLIVDNYNSLETISKMIEALERQDSAILIYNSGKKEMGLKSFEFNRENFYQYYEKASNNITEIGEEEIIVLINQHYNDYLHSFQQLEGIQAAYPQVVLMERYLNEITPKFLQLKEDLRALEEINETAMFRRKTQVVKNSQTSTKIIFFLSIVSVISGFVISRYMADKFTKPVEQLTKTMRLVEAGDIDKQIEITSNDEIGILAQEFNKMTERLLVFEESTLGKVITEKNKSVAIVKSISDPLMVLDNNYRVTLVNKAFEDCFHIKEKEAHNRYFFEIIYKENLYNDITSILDDEVSKHKENIFYFESDSNHYYFNIIVTKIIDTAADMKGVVVLFQNITELKELEKMKTNFISTISHEFKTPLTSIMMGTSLLNDGAIGELNKEQKNVLTSMEEDCQSLANLVDDLLYMSKIQSTKAVYDKKYTSIINVIQQAVKPFQPQAFSKKVKLGIMLSENLSKVYIDQEKITWVINNLIVNALKYTSEGDEISIYTEEKEEKIFITVKDTGIGIPQEYLGKIFHQFVQVEDSGLEVRGTGLGLSIAKDIVEAHGGEIWCESIIDFGSSFIFTLPIDNEKLEVEKLH; this is translated from the coding sequence ATGAAAAGCTTAAAGCATAAGATATCTTCGGTTTATTTGATGCTAGTTTTGATTATCGGCATTGTAGGTATAGTATCGGTTGTAAATTTTTATGGATTAACAAGGGAAATTGAAGGGTTGATTGTAGACAATTACAATAGTTTAGAAACCATTAGTAAAATGATTGAGGCATTAGAAAGACAAGATAGTGCAATATTGATTTATAATAGTGGGAAAAAAGAAATGGGTTTAAAAAGTTTTGAGTTTAATAGAGAAAATTTTTATCAATACTACGAGAAAGCCAGTAATAATATAACGGAAATTGGAGAAGAAGAAATCATAGTATTGATAAATCAGCATTACAACGACTATCTTCATTCTTTTCAGCAATTAGAAGGTATTCAAGCTGCCTATCCACAGGTTGTGTTAATGGAACGCTACTTAAATGAAATTACGCCTAAGTTTCTTCAGCTTAAAGAGGATTTGAGGGCCTTAGAGGAAATTAACGAGACAGCTATGTTTCGTAGGAAAACGCAGGTAGTAAAAAATTCGCAGACTTCAACAAAAATAATTTTCTTCTTATCTATCGTTTCTGTTATTAGTGGATTTGTTATTTCAAGATATATGGCAGACAAGTTTACAAAACCTGTTGAGCAACTTACAAAGACGATGAGGTTGGTTGAAGCGGGGGATATAGATAAGCAAATAGAGATTACTTCTAATGACGAGATAGGAATATTGGCTCAAGAGTTTAATAAAATGACAGAAAGACTCTTGGTCTTTGAAGAAAGTACTTTGGGAAAGGTTATTACTGAAAAAAACAAGTCTGTTGCAATTGTAAAAAGCATATCAGACCCATTGATGGTACTGGACAATAACTATAGGGTTACTTTAGTAAATAAGGCGTTTGAAGATTGTTTTCATATTAAAGAGAAGGAGGCACATAATAGATATTTTTTTGAAATTATCTATAAAGAAAACTTATACAACGATATTACCAGTATTCTGGATGATGAAGTATCAAAACATAAAGAAAACATCTTTTACTTTGAATCTGATAGTAATCATTATTATTTTAATATCATCGTCACAAAGATTATTGACACAGCCGCAGATATGAAGGGTGTGGTTGTTCTTTTTCAAAATATTACTGAACTTAAAGAATTAGAAAAAATGAAGACAAATTTTATATCTACCATTTCTCACGAATTTAAAACACCTCTTACTTCTATTATGATGGGTACAAGTCTATTAAATGATGGTGCTATAGGAGAACTTAATAAAGAACAAAAAAATGTTTTAACTTCTATGGAAGAAGATTGTCAAAGCTTGGCTAACTTAGTGGATGATCTACTGTATATGTCTAAGATTCAATCAACAAAAGCGGTGTATGATAAAAAGTATACTTCTATTATTAACGTTATTCAGCAGGCGGTTAAGCCATTTCAGCCCCAAGCATTTAGCAAAAAAGTAAAACTGGGCATTATGCTTTCTGAAAACTTATCTAAAGTATATATTGATCAAGAAAAAATTACTTGGGTAATCAACAATCTTATCGTAAATGCCTTAAAATACACCAGTGAGGGAGATGAAATATCTATCTATACTGAAGAAAAGGAAGAAAAAATTTTTATTACTGTAAAAGATACTGGTATAGGCATACCACAGGAATATTTAGGGAAAATTTTCCATCAATTTGTTCAAGTGGAGGATTCAGGGTTAGAAGTTAGGGGCACTGGTTTAGGCCTGTCTATCGCAAAGGATATTGTTGAAGCTCATGGAGGAGAAATATGGTGTGAAAGTATCATAGATTTTGGAAGTAGTTTTATTTTTACATTACCAATAGATAATGAGAAGCTAGAAGTTGAAAAACTTCACTAG
- a CDS encoding response regulator transcription factor has product MRKVLIADDTKNIRQLLITCLQHEGYDVTSVENGEAAIEAFKQEVFDLAFIDIKMPKVSGTEVLRQIRSMGIKTPVIIITAFATVKNAVECTQMGAVAYVQKPFTTNRVKQVLQEVINDSEQYKSLGGLLELAKGKLAADDMEEALTILKRALSIDPAHAYTYYLLSQVYEKMGNPHEARHFEEVYRLFQVEN; this is encoded by the coding sequence ATGAGAAAGGTATTAATAGCTGATGATACAAAAAATATTAGGCAACTACTAATTACCTGTTTGCAACACGAGGGTTATGACGTCACTAGTGTAGAAAATGGAGAAGCGGCAATAGAAGCATTTAAGCAGGAGGTTTTTGACCTAGCTTTTATAGATATTAAAATGCCTAAAGTCAGTGGAACGGAGGTTTTACGTCAAATTCGAAGCATGGGGATAAAAACTCCTGTAATAATTATTACAGCCTTTGCAACTGTAAAAAATGCTGTAGAATGTACCCAAATGGGTGCAGTGGCTTATGTGCAAAAACCTTTTACGACGAATAGAGTAAAACAAGTATTACAGGAAGTAATCAATGACAGTGAGCAGTACAAGTCTTTAGGAGGCTTGCTAGAACTTGCAAAGGGCAAACTTGCTGCTGATGACATGGAGGAAGCCTTGACTATTTTAAAGAGAGCCTTATCCATCGACCCTGCCCATGCCTATACCTACTATTTGTTATCTCAAGTATATGAAAAAATGGGGAATCCTCATGAGGCAAGGCATTTTGAGGAAGTTTATAGATTATTTCAAGTGGAAAATTAG
- a CDS encoding D-serine ammonia-lyase: MNNYNKTLFDKIVALQPVVWINSKKQGAEEALSAMDITYEDILDAEKRLQRFAPLIKKLFPETDDGIIESPLVEIPYMKEEVQKTYGRDIKGTMYLKCDSHLKVAGSIKARGGIYEVLKYAEGIAINKGLLEIGDDYSKLADKEFKDFFSAYKIAVGSTGNLGLSIGIISAAMGFNVTVHMSRDAKAWKKRLLREKGANVIEYADDYSKAVEEGRKQCMGDDHAHFVDDENSKDLFLGYSVAALRLKKQLEDVGVKVDESHQLIVYLPCGVGGAPGGISFGLKHVFSDNVKCYFVEPTHAPCMLLGLITEKKSDMHIREYGIDNLTEADGLAVGSPSKLVSDLAEKLIDGVYTLHDDELFKLLAMLKDTQDIKIEPSAASSLLGPAVVGTDKNTTHICWATGGSFVPSDLYLDMYQRGKEYY, translated from the coding sequence ATGAATAATTATAACAAAACATTATTTGATAAAATAGTAGCCCTACAACCTGTTGTTTGGATAAATAGTAAAAAGCAAGGGGCAGAAGAAGCCTTATCTGCCATGGATATAACTTATGAAGATATTTTGGATGCAGAAAAAAGACTTCAAAGATTTGCTCCATTGATCAAAAAGCTTTTTCCAGAAACAGATGATGGTATTATCGAATCTCCTCTTGTTGAAATTCCATACATGAAGGAGGAAGTTCAAAAAACATATGGAAGAGATATAAAGGGTACGATGTATTTAAAGTGTGATAGTCATCTTAAAGTGGCGGGTTCAATAAAAGCTAGAGGTGGTATTTATGAAGTTTTAAAGTATGCTGAAGGTATCGCAATCAATAAAGGATTATTAGAAATTGGAGATGATTACTCAAAACTTGCAGATAAGGAATTTAAAGACTTTTTTTCTGCATACAAAATTGCCGTTGGTTCAACTGGGAACTTAGGATTAAGTATAGGAATTATATCAGCAGCAATGGGTTTTAACGTTACTGTCCATATGTCAAGGGATGCTAAAGCGTGGAAAAAGAGGCTCTTGAGAGAAAAAGGAGCAAATGTTATTGAATACGCCGATGACTATAGTAAAGCTGTTGAAGAGGGAAGAAAGCAGTGTATGGGAGATGATCATGCACACTTTGTTGATGATGAAAACTCCAAGGATTTGTTCCTTGGATATAGTGTCGCAGCTTTAAGGCTAAAAAAACAACTAGAAGACGTTGGGGTTAAGGTTGATGAAAGTCATCAGCTAATCGTATATCTACCATGTGGTGTAGGTGGGGCCCCTGGGGGAATTTCCTTCGGACTAAAACACGTTTTTTCAGATAATGTTAAATGCTATTTCGTAGAACCTACCCATGCTCCTTGTATGCTATTGGGGCTTATAACAGAAAAAAAGAGTGATATGCATATCAGGGAATATGGCATAGATAACTTAACAGAGGCAGATGGACTTGCGGTAGGCTCCCCATCAAAGCTCGTGTCAGATTTAGCAGAAAAGCTTATTGATGGTGTATATACTCTTCATGATGATGAACTTTTTAAACTTCTTGCAATGTTAAAAGATACGCAGGATATAAAAATTGAACCATCAGCTGCTTCAAGCCTTTTAGGACCAGCAGTTGTAGGCACTGACAAAAATACCACACATATTTGTTGGGCCACAGGAGGATCTTTTGTACCTTCCGATTTATATTTAGATATGTACCAGAGAGGGAAGGAATATTATTAA
- a CDS encoding bifunctional diguanylate cyclase/phosphohydrolase, which yields MKNYELKRSRKIYEVVSITKLLSILLCGVIFFSTYGTKVTSQLELKNNYIDIRVVCFFCIAALVLMYTNWRISSQDSKESCFLKKGVIITEIGLFILAFSVLIYISGAYASRYKTIFLFIIITSTIELGKKWGVASASICSGIILTMDIIFKPININNIYFESDLVLSGLFILTAWLLGDYVEIEKKHREQLTNIANIDELTSVYNHRFFQQSMTYEIEKGQQLCKPVSLLFIDIDYFKNYNDLYGHLEGDRVLAELAALIKKNVRGQDIVARYGGEEFAVILPCTNEEEASSIGERIRSTIDLMPFKGEENLPKKKLTVSIGVSCFPDKAKTKAELINSADDALYRAKFFNKNRVEVYYSVLEELKEDIQEEHIDIISSIKTLISVINAKDRYTYGHTERVVIYCDLIANKLELLEEDRKILKYGAYLHDIGKIQIPQEILNKKMGLTGEEVEYIKKHPESGIEIIKSVASLKKVMPLILHHHERYDGKGYPLRLKGENIPYLTRILSVVDSFDAMTSNRPYQMRRSYEEAVIELKKCKSTQFDPDIVDVFVEVLERNTQYIE from the coding sequence ATGAAAAACTACGAACTAAAGAGAAGTAGAAAGATCTATGAAGTTGTGTCTATAACAAAACTACTTTCAATATTACTTTGCGGAGTTATATTTTTTAGCACTTATGGGACTAAAGTTACCTCTCAATTAGAGCTTAAAAACAATTATATAGATATTAGAGTAGTATGTTTTTTTTGTATTGCTGCTCTAGTACTTATGTACACAAACTGGAGAATTTCTAGTCAAGATAGTAAGGAAAGTTGCTTTCTAAAAAAAGGAGTAATTATAACTGAAATTGGTTTATTCATTTTAGCTTTTTCAGTTTTAATATATATATCAGGAGCATATGCAAGCAGATATAAAACTATATTTTTGTTTATTATTATTACCAGTACTATTGAACTTGGGAAAAAATGGGGAGTTGCTAGTGCATCTATATGTAGTGGGATAATTTTAACTATGGATATTATTTTTAAGCCGATTAACATAAATAATATATATTTTGAATCTGACTTAGTTTTATCAGGACTTTTCATACTAACGGCGTGGCTCCTAGGAGATTATGTGGAAATAGAAAAGAAACATAGAGAACAATTAACCAACATTGCAAATATAGACGAATTAACAAGTGTTTATAATCACAGATTTTTTCAGCAGTCTATGACTTATGAAATTGAAAAAGGTCAACAGCTGTGCAAACCTGTTTCCCTACTATTTATAGATATTGACTATTTTAAAAATTATAATGACCTTTATGGTCATTTAGAGGGTGATAGAGTACTAGCTGAGTTAGCTGCTTTAATTAAAAAGAATGTAAGAGGTCAAGATATTGTAGCTAGATATGGTGGAGAAGAATTTGCTGTCATTTTGCCATGTACAAATGAAGAAGAAGCCTCTTCAATAGGAGAGCGAATTAGAAGTACGATAGATTTAATGCCTTTTAAAGGAGAAGAAAACTTACCAAAAAAGAAATTAACTGTATCCATAGGCGTATCTTGTTTCCCAGATAAAGCAAAAACAAAAGCTGAATTAATAAACAGTGCCGATGATGCCCTTTACCGGGCAAAGTTTTTTAATAAAAATAGAGTGGAAGTATATTATTCGGTGCTAGAAGAATTGAAGGAAGATATACAAGAAGAACATATTGATATAATTAGTTCAATAAAAACATTGATTAGTGTTATAAATGCAAAAGATCGATATACCTATGGACATACGGAAAGGGTTGTTATTTACTGTGACTTAATTGCTAATAAGCTAGAGCTTTTAGAAGAAGATAGAAAAATACTGAAATATGGTGCATACCTACACGACATAGGAAAAATACAGATCCCACAAGAAATTTTGAATAAGAAGATGGGATTAACAGGCGAAGAGGTGGAGTACATAAAAAAACATCCTGAAAGCGGGATAGAAATTATCAAATCCGTTGCTTCTCTGAAAAAAGTGATGCCCTTAATTCTTCATCATCATGAAAGATATGACGGTAAAGGCTATCCTTTAAGGCTCAAAGGAGAAAATATACCATACCTTACCAGAATCCTTAGTGTCGTAGATAGTTTTGATGCTATGACTTCTAATCGGCCTTATCAGATGAGAAGAAGCTATGAAGAGGCAGTAATAGAGCTGAAAAAATGCAAATCAACTCAGTTTGATCCTGATATCGTTGATGTATTTGTAGAAGTATTAGAAAGGAATACTCAGTATATTGAATAG
- a CDS encoding YsnF/AvaK domain-containing protein: MEKRPLLDKNKILDSYKLQLREERLDISKNKVQVASVNIRKETIKEEKTITVPIIREEIIIEKKFLDDKDHEHTDTIRIPLTKERIEVTKHPVVLENINIYNKKSQDIKQIEVTLKKEKLRIQTQGDAKVIDHQVDDQYS; the protein is encoded by the coding sequence ATGGAAAAAAGACCTTTACTAGATAAGAACAAAATTCTTGATTCATATAAGTTACAGCTTCGTGAAGAAAGGTTAGATATATCTAAAAACAAGGTGCAAGTTGCATCGGTAAATATACGTAAAGAAACCATAAAGGAAGAAAAAACTATCACAGTCCCTATTATTAGAGAAGAGATTATCATTGAGAAAAAATTTCTTGACGATAAAGACCATGAACATACTGATACAATTCGAATCCCTCTCACTAAAGAACGCATTGAAGTTACTAAGCATCCTGTTGTTCTAGAAAATATTAATATTTATAATAAAAAATCTCAAGATATTAAGCAAATTGAGGTAACACTAAAGAAAGAAAAGTTACGTATACAAACACAGGGAGATGCTAAAGTCATAGATCATCAAGTAGATGATCAGTACTCCTAG
- a CDS encoding YsnF/AvaK domain-containing protein has protein sequence MMSKFFGIFDNDDERIEKEEEMIKEKEDDSLKNVDDEKLRLRREELDISKNRVQVGEVEISKEIIEEQKIVDVPVTHEEVVIERRAINNEDSDSPITDEEAIHIPISAEEVQVGKHTVVTGEIEVHKRQVEDTKHIEETLKREEAHVNKDGNARVIDKENDEEFH, from the coding sequence ATTATGAGTAAATTCTTTGGAATTTTTGATAATGACGATGAAAGAATAGAAAAAGAAGAAGAAATGATAAAAGAAAAGGAAGATGATAGTCTTAAAAATGTTGACGACGAAAAGCTTCGTCTTCGACGTGAAGAACTGGATATCTCTAAAAATCGTGTACAAGTAGGAGAAGTAGAAATTAGCAAAGAAATCATTGAAGAGCAAAAAATTGTTGATGTACCTGTTACTCATGAAGAAGTTGTTATAGAAAGAAGAGCAATCAATAACGAAGATAGTGATTCCCCTATTACTGATGAAGAAGCTATTCATATTCCTATCAGTGCCGAAGAGGTTCAAGTAGGGAAACATACAGTAGTAACAGGAGAAATCGAAGTCCACAAACGTCAAGTAGAAGATACAAAGCATATAGAAGAAACTCTTAAAAGAGAAGAAGCTCATGTAAATAAAGATGGTAACGCTAGAGTCATTGATAAGGAAAATGATGAAGAGTTCCACTAA
- a CDS encoding DUF421 domain-containing protein yields MFKSSIFQLTVELTIGFFALFAVTKLTRKSQINQITPFDFISAIVLGELLGNAIYDEKVKIWTIIYALIVWGTLMFIIEKITQKFRRTRKLLEGEPAIIVRNGKIDFNVIKKEKLDINELLSLLRQKDAFSIREIEFAILEQSGNISVLKKSKYETPTIEDLNLPLKGVYLPITLILDGEILRDHLYAIGFDEAWLLNQIHMIGIQNVEDIFYADWKQDEGIHIVSRNSS; encoded by the coding sequence TTGTTTAAATCATCAATTTTTCAATTGACAGTGGAACTAACCATTGGATTTTTCGCTTTATTTGCTGTCACGAAACTTACAAGAAAATCACAAATAAATCAGATTACTCCTTTTGATTTTATATCAGCTATTGTACTTGGTGAATTATTGGGTAACGCAATTTACGATGAAAAAGTTAAAATTTGGACGATCATTTATGCATTGATAGTTTGGGGAACTTTAATGTTTATTATTGAAAAAATAACGCAAAAGTTTAGAAGAACAAGAAAGCTTTTAGAGGGAGAACCAGCTATTATCGTTAGAAATGGTAAAATCGATTTTAACGTAATAAAAAAAGAAAAGTTAGACATAAATGAGTTATTAAGTCTTTTAAGACAAAAAGATGCTTTTTCAATACGAGAAATTGAATTTGCAATTTTAGAACAGAGTGGAAATATTAGTGTGCTAAAAAAATCAAAATATGAGACGCCTACCATAGAAGATTTAAACTTGCCTCTTAAGGGGGTATACCTTCCGATAACTTTAATATTAGATGGAGAAATCTTAAGAGATCACCTGTATGCTATTGGATTTGATGAAGCATGGTTACTTAATCAGATACATATGATTGGAATACAAAATGTTGAAGATATTTTCTATGCAGATTGGAAACAAGACGAAGGTATTCATATAGTTTCCCGCAATAGCAGTTAA
- a CDS encoding HDIG domain-containing metalloprotein, whose amino-acid sequence MITREHAYELLTKYNKTKSLITHGLAVEAVMRYFARKNNEDEDYWGAVGLLHDIDYELYPDEHCHKSKEILEKEGVDDDIIHAVISHGWNICIDVEPTRKMEKVLYAIDELTGLITAAVLMRPDKSILELEVKSVKKKFKSKSFAAGVDREVILAGCEMIDMDLDTVILWTIEGMKEAATELELAGI is encoded by the coding sequence ATGATAACCAGAGAACATGCTTATGAATTACTAACAAAGTACAATAAAACCAAGTCATTGATCACCCATGGCCTTGCTGTAGAGGCTGTAATGCGTTATTTCGCTAGAAAAAATAATGAAGATGAAGATTACTGGGGTGCTGTTGGCCTTCTACATGACATTGATTATGAGCTTTACCCAGATGAACATTGTCATAAGAGCAAAGAAATTTTAGAAAAAGAAGGGGTCGATGATGATATCATTCATGCAGTCATCTCCCATGGATGGAATATCTGTATCGATGTAGAACCTACCCGTAAAATGGAAAAGGTATTGTATGCAATCGATGAACTTACAGGGCTGATAACAGCGGCGGTTTTAATGCGACCAGATAAAAGTATATTAGAACTTGAAGTTAAGTCAGTAAAGAAAAAATTCAAATCAAAGAGTTTTGCCGCTGGTGTAGATCGCGAAGTTATTCTTGCTGGTTGTGAAATGATAGATATGGATTTAGACACAGTCATTCTTTGGACAATTGAAGGCATGAAGGAAGCTGCAACTGAACTTGAGCTTGCTGGGATATAA
- a CDS encoding helix-turn-helix domain-containing protein, whose protein sequence is MINAAVGENIRKVRNSRNLTIEKLAEVTGVSKSMLGQIERGDANPTITTVWKIANGLKVPFSVLIQLPEVETRVIDKSQIALMLSDDGLYECCPFFPFDSKRNFEMYEMTLQPTCKAPGEPHPKGTLEYIIVFDGEITIEHNNQVDKVKKGQAIKFNADTAHCYYNAGVEVARFVLLIHYLYDII, encoded by the coding sequence ATGATCAACGCGGCTGTAGGAGAAAATATAAGAAAAGTTCGAAATTCTAGAAATCTGACAATAGAAAAATTAGCAGAAGTTACCGGGGTAAGTAAAAGTATGTTAGGCCAGATTGAACGTGGTGATGCTAATCCAACCATTACAACCGTGTGGAAAATTGCAAATGGCCTTAAGGTCCCTTTTTCAGTACTTATCCAATTGCCAGAGGTAGAAACCCGTGTTATTGATAAAAGTCAAATAGCACTGATGCTCAGTGATGATGGACTTTATGAATGTTGTCCATTTTTCCCATTTGATTCAAAACGAAACTTCGAAATGTATGAAATGACACTTCAACCAACCTGCAAAGCACCGGGGGAACCCCATCCAAAAGGTACGTTAGAGTATATTATCGTTTTTGATGGGGAAATCACTATTGAACATAACAACCAAGTAGATAAAGTAAAAAAAGGACAAGCTATTAAGTTTAATGCTGATACAGCCCATTGCTATTATAATGCAGGTGTAGAAGTTGCCCGCTTTGTTCTACTCATCCATTACTTATACGACATCATTTAA